A genomic stretch from Sphingobacterium sp. ML3W includes:
- a CDS encoding TonB-dependent receptor, with the protein MNKFLILPLALGIAYQGQAFPVKKPFSSIIGSSVFQDQIKGTVVANNGVPVAGVTVKNVQSGKTTVTDARGQFQLSAKQGETFRFSFVGYKPLDQQVTGNSLSVTLTEDASQLEEVVVVGYGTQRKSTVSGAVATTDLKGTNSRSMAGIGEVLQGKTPGVTVTAEGGDPTSKPSINIRGMGGINGEQPLYVVDGVLQARAPELNPNDIQDISVLKDAAAAVYGARASGGVILITTKGGKSGELKIDFEAKYGVQKAHNLIKALNAADRAMISNQAADNAGVARDPAFDASKYPDGQITRTDWIDEIFRTARVQDYNLSASAGNEKSSFYTGFNYRNAEGILINTYSKRYNFRVNSQTQVTPWLKLGENISYSFTNGQGANTSSGYTGAVLSAIHYPRNISVYDAVGKFSGLPSDHGPGTYGDVINPVAYLSRLDVNNPVHNLLINPYIELKLLPGLKFKSNFAYTKQFTDFKEFTARIPEIGKPNMSNSLAVNTNRLTDILTEQTLTYEKDFGLHHFDALAGYMYQKTTENYSNVVGENFDDEAKNYRYLVNAGRIKPIEDGKLEQALISYLLRANYNYDNRYMLTLIGRRDGTSLVAKDNRFQNYGSISGAWAIHREAFLSDSEVINTLKLRGSYGILGNLGSLTSTAVSPLLQRVDNWVGKIPTLMPGYVEKIMGNPILTWAQSKQTNIGLDIGVLNNRLTLNADYFVKRTDRMLMDIALAGTTGLQTKTVNGGRVTDKGIELAVTYSSKSDAAFQYDISASVNKISNNVDYLIDEFPKITSQVDYRGILKPLLTEPGQPLYSYYGLETAGLFRSNQEAEQYKGSTGTKIQPNAQAGDMKFVDQNGDGKIDDKDRVFLGSAYPDFNYGVTFNGSYKNFDVNIFFQGVQGNKLFNTLKYTGLNAASGQPYNMFEEIKNAYSESNPNSNIPRVSVKDPNGNFSNVSDFYVENGSYLRLKNLVVGYTLPKELTQKYKLQKLRFFASATNLFTVTKYTGMDPEVGMNNYGVDAGRYPQSRTFMLGAAVTF; encoded by the coding sequence ATGAATAAATTTCTAATTCTACCACTGGCGCTTGGGATTGCCTATCAGGGACAAGCATTCCCCGTAAAAAAGCCGTTTTCTTCCATCATCGGAAGCAGTGTCTTTCAGGACCAAATTAAAGGGACAGTTGTCGCGAACAATGGCGTGCCTGTTGCAGGAGTAACCGTTAAAAACGTTCAATCAGGAAAAACAACAGTAACTGATGCAAGGGGGCAATTTCAATTGTCCGCCAAACAAGGCGAAACCTTTCGCTTTAGTTTTGTAGGGTACAAGCCATTGGATCAACAGGTGACAGGTAATAGCCTGTCAGTTACCCTGACCGAAGATGCCAGTCAACTGGAGGAAGTAGTGGTGGTTGGTTATGGTACGCAACGAAAGAGTACAGTCTCTGGTGCTGTTGCTACAACAGATCTGAAAGGTACAAACAGCCGTTCAATGGCAGGGATAGGGGAAGTGCTTCAAGGAAAGACACCGGGTGTTACAGTAACAGCTGAGGGCGGGGATCCGACGTCTAAACCGAGTATCAATATCCGCGGTATGGGCGGTATCAATGGTGAGCAGCCTTTATACGTTGTTGATGGTGTACTCCAGGCAAGAGCCCCAGAGCTCAATCCAAATGATATTCAAGATATCAGTGTGCTGAAAGATGCCGCAGCCGCCGTCTATGGAGCGCGTGCTTCCGGTGGTGTTATCTTGATCACAACAAAAGGTGGCAAGAGTGGTGAATTGAAAATTGATTTTGAAGCTAAATATGGCGTACAGAAGGCGCACAACTTGATCAAAGCGCTGAATGCAGCAGACCGTGCCATGATCTCCAATCAGGCGGCGGACAATGCGGGTGTCGCACGTGACCCAGCTTTTGATGCAAGCAAATATCCGGATGGGCAGATCACCCGTACCGATTGGATAGACGAAATTTTCCGTACGGCGCGTGTACAGGATTATAATCTATCAGCAAGTGCAGGTAATGAGAAGTCTTCTTTCTACACAGGCTTCAACTACCGAAATGCCGAAGGTATATTGATCAATACGTATTCTAAACGGTACAATTTCCGTGTAAATTCACAGACACAGGTGACGCCTTGGTTGAAATTGGGCGAGAATATTTCCTACTCCTTTACCAACGGGCAGGGCGCCAATACAAGTTCCGGCTATACGGGGGCTGTATTATCTGCCATTCACTACCCAAGAAATATATCCGTATATGATGCCGTAGGTAAGTTTTCAGGACTACCGTCGGATCATGGCCCGGGTACCTATGGTGATGTAATTAATCCGGTAGCTTACCTAAGTCGATTGGATGTCAATAACCCCGTACATAACCTATTGATTAATCCCTATATTGAGCTTAAATTGCTTCCTGGATTGAAATTTAAATCAAATTTTGCTTATACGAAGCAATTCACCGATTTCAAGGAATTTACGGCACGTATTCCGGAAATTGGAAAACCCAATATGTCCAATTCCCTCGCCGTTAATACCAATCGTCTGACAGATATCTTGACTGAGCAGACATTGACCTACGAAAAAGATTTTGGTCTACACCATTTCGACGCCCTAGCAGGATATATGTATCAAAAGACTACGGAAAACTATAGTAATGTGGTGGGTGAAAATTTCGATGATGAAGCCAAAAACTACCGTTACTTAGTCAATGCTGGACGAATTAAACCTATCGAAGATGGTAAGCTTGAGCAAGCTTTAATTTCTTACCTCTTACGTGCAAACTACAACTACGACAATCGTTATATGTTGACCTTGATTGGTCGTCGCGATGGTACTTCATTGGTGGCAAAAGATAACAGGTTCCAAAATTACGGTTCTATTTCTGGAGCTTGGGCAATCCATCGTGAGGCATTTCTTTCGGATTCCGAAGTAATTAATACCTTGAAATTAAGAGGAAGTTATGGTATTTTAGGTAATCTGGGTTCGTTGACTTCTACGGCTGTAAGTCCTTTATTACAGCGTGTAGACAATTGGGTTGGTAAAATACCAACGTTAATGCCTGGATACGTTGAAAAAATCATGGGCAATCCTATATTGACATGGGCGCAGTCGAAGCAGACGAATATTGGTTTAGATATTGGTGTATTAAATAATCGTTTGACTCTGAATGCGGATTATTTCGTTAAGCGGACAGATCGGATGTTGATGGACATCGCATTGGCAGGGACAACTGGTTTGCAAACCAAAACTGTCAATGGTGGACGTGTTACGGACAAAGGAATTGAACTTGCTGTGACCTATAGCAGTAAATCAGATGCAGCTTTTCAATATGATATTTCAGCTTCAGTCAATAAGATCTCCAATAATGTAGATTATTTAATTGACGAATTTCCAAAAATAACCTCGCAGGTTGACTATCGCGGCATACTGAAACCTTTGTTGACGGAGCCGGGGCAGCCACTGTATTCGTATTATGGATTGGAAACTGCGGGTCTATTTAGATCCAATCAGGAGGCTGAGCAGTATAAAGGCAGTACTGGAACAAAAATACAACCTAACGCCCAAGCTGGGGATATGAAATTTGTCGACCAAAATGGTGATGGTAAAATCGATGACAAAGACCGTGTGTTTTTAGGAAGTGCCTATCCGGATTTTAACTACGGTGTAACCTTCAATGGTAGTTACAAGAACTTTGATGTCAATATCTTTTTCCAGGGTGTACAAGGGAATAAGTTGTTCAATACCTTGAAATATACAGGTTTAAATGCGGCTTCTGGACAACCTTACAATATGTTTGAAGAGATCAAGAATGCGTATTCAGAGAGCAATCCAAATTCAAATATACCGCGTGTATCCGTAAAAGATCCGAATGGTAACTTCTCCAACGTATCGGATTTCTATGTGGAAAATGGATCGTATCTACGTTTAAAAAACCTTGTTGTAGGGTATACGCTGCCAAAGGAGCTGACTCAAAAATATAAGTTGCAGAAATTACGATTCTTTGCTTCGGCAACCAATCTGTTCACGGTAACGAAATACACAGGAATGGATCCTGAGGTAGGAATGAACAATTATGGTGTGGATGCGGGCCGTTATCCGCAGTCGCGTACATTTATGTTGGGAGCAGCTGTCACTTTTTAA
- a CDS encoding alpha-L-fucosidase, whose translation MIPQLKGIAILCLLLISASIRLFAQDNGKAYWFKDARFGMFIHWGLYSAAEGMWKGEPLRYMNNYAEWLRYRNRVSKEEYGSLAKRFDWNKIDPEKWVLLAKEAGMKYMIITTKHHDGVALWDTKVGTYSLPKLSGSNRDVIKEIAAACKKHGMKLGFYYSHWIDWEHPYGWNHQQELSGHVTDAQYNQYWQEKVIPQLRELMSNYGDISLIWFDMWIPYQKSIIKKEQLLQVVKLIRELQPNCLINSRLGLPTDAENVDFETLGDNQFGSNYIAHPWETPGTIAHSWGYNGQENEWKSTSQIFQSLISNVSLNGGFTLNIGPRADGTVPYESVNRLHDVGSWLNTYGKSIYGATGLSLKNNHFDWGYLTTKTEQNKTVVYAHVFNWPLDHKLRITGIKSKPSNIAMMKGSSLTPLNYEQKLSSIHIDLPVDQPDHYVSEVKLTFDGPLELDKNTVPESTFGGFSLKSTNSLNNELKIVRYNGKNPTHAVLTGNTKIDWEVTVTEAGTYTIDFSAHNPNKENIPFEIGIASQQLNGSFEPTNKMVVEPNENNYTEEFIEKRIGTLKFDKPGKYILTYKSQQQLPLWFNWLWLEKTKN comes from the coding sequence ATGATACCACAACTCAAAGGAATCGCGATTCTATGTTTATTGCTGATCAGCGCTTCCATACGACTTTTTGCTCAGGACAATGGAAAGGCGTATTGGTTTAAAGATGCCCGTTTTGGCATGTTTATCCACTGGGGCTTATATAGCGCTGCTGAAGGTATGTGGAAAGGTGAACCTCTACGGTATATGAATAATTATGCGGAATGGTTACGCTACCGCAACCGTGTATCGAAAGAAGAATATGGCAGTTTGGCCAAACGCTTTGACTGGAACAAGATAGATCCGGAAAAATGGGTGCTCCTCGCAAAAGAGGCCGGAATGAAATATATGATCATCACGACCAAACATCATGATGGTGTGGCACTATGGGATACCAAAGTCGGAACCTATAGCTTACCTAAACTGAGTGGCTCAAACCGCGATGTGATCAAAGAAATCGCAGCTGCCTGTAAAAAACATGGCATGAAACTCGGCTTCTACTACTCACACTGGATTGATTGGGAACATCCTTATGGCTGGAATCATCAGCAAGAGCTGTCCGGACATGTAACTGATGCCCAATACAACCAGTATTGGCAAGAGAAAGTAATACCGCAGCTTCGTGAACTTATGAGCAACTACGGCGATATTTCATTGATATGGTTTGATATGTGGATCCCTTATCAAAAATCCATCATCAAAAAAGAACAGTTACTTCAGGTCGTAAAATTGATCCGCGAGCTACAACCGAACTGCCTGATCAATTCACGCCTAGGTCTTCCGACAGATGCCGAAAATGTAGATTTCGAAACCCTTGGTGACAATCAATTTGGCAGCAACTATATTGCCCACCCTTGGGAGACACCAGGTACTATTGCCCACTCTTGGGGATATAATGGTCAGGAAAACGAGTGGAAATCAACAAGCCAGATCTTTCAATCATTGATTTCAAACGTCAGCCTCAATGGCGGATTTACCCTAAATATTGGTCCTAGGGCCGATGGAACCGTTCCTTACGAAAGTGTAAACCGTTTACATGATGTAGGATCCTGGTTAAATACCTATGGCAAAAGCATCTATGGTGCCACTGGTCTTTCTTTAAAAAACAACCATTTTGACTGGGGTTACCTGACCACAAAAACCGAACAAAATAAAACGGTTGTCTATGCGCATGTATTTAACTGGCCTTTGGATCACAAACTTCGTATTACAGGTATCAAATCCAAACCGTCCAATATAGCAATGATGAAAGGTAGCAGTTTGACTCCCCTGAACTATGAGCAGAAACTTAGCTCGATCCATATTGACCTACCTGTAGATCAACCGGATCATTATGTTTCGGAAGTAAAATTGACCTTTGATGGTCCCTTGGAACTGGACAAAAATACTGTCCCTGAATCCACTTTTGGTGGTTTTTCTCTAAAATCGACCAATAGCCTCAACAATGAACTGAAAATCGTACGTTATAATGGGAAGAATCCGACCCATGCTGTCCTTACAGGAAATACGAAGATCGACTGGGAAGTAACGGTTACAGAGGCCGGAACATATACGATAGATTTCTCTGCTCACAATCCCAATAAAGAAAATATCCCCTTCGAAATTGGCATTGCTAGCCAACAACTGAACGGAAGTTTTGAACCGACTAACAAAATGGTTGTCGAACCAAATGAAAACAACTACACCGAAGAATTTATAGAAAAACGTATCGGAACATTAAAATTTGATAAACCTGGTAAATATATCCTAACGTACAAAAGTCAACAGCAGCTTCCACTCTGGTTTAATTGGCTGTGGCTGGAAAAAACAAAAAATTGA
- a CDS encoding PAS domain S-box protein, producing MHLQRDSLSTPSAQTQRSELEGLITTSEDGTILHLNSRACELLALDDNESKGKKLHELITFYSSEDASALSAEHSPFQIALNNNQVHQETILGIAIEDSFRWFVFHITPFTEENKSRLLLSFIDVSKLVNQNQALKDKQHQLQLLVASLNDIVFEVSDMGVFKNYWTNDPSLLFYPPEEFLNKSLIELFPADLAIPTIQLIQNSLKLDREFKMEFQSPSEQHKDRWYSLQIKPIHRTQNRVALVVSDITKQIESTEKIRFNEHKFNQAFHFSGLGIALTNLDGYCIESNHTLTKILGYTQEEMSTIKFSYNTHPDDVERDIELHRKLIQGEIESFTIQRRYRHKLGHFVWCSVTIAAVFDNANMPLFLIVQVQDISESKKNIEILKRQKIESDLVKIDLETKVRQLEEFANILAHNLKGPLSNMPMLIDELKISKDEKVKADFLDLLKISSEQLTETLHDLGEILELRSNKSLVFENCYFNDVYLKVKQQYIEEIQLKNATISVEFNVKHIHYPKIYLESILSNLISNSLRFTAPDKAPHIEISTSMVEDGTLLTVRDNGLGINLPKYKSQLFMFKKVFHRGFESKGIGLFLTRYQVESLGGKIDVQSEPNEGSVFSVKFLERT from the coding sequence ATGCATCTGCAACGGGACTCTTTATCTACACCTTCCGCTCAAACGCAACGTTCGGAGTTAGAAGGATTGATTACAACTTCGGAAGATGGAACCATTTTACATCTTAACTCACGCGCATGTGAACTTTTAGCCTTAGACGATAATGAGTCCAAGGGCAAAAAGCTCCATGAATTAATCACATTCTATTCATCCGAGGATGCATCCGCTCTCAGCGCGGAACACTCCCCCTTCCAAATCGCTCTTAACAACAATCAAGTCCATCAGGAAACAATCTTGGGAATCGCAATAGAAGACTCCTTTAGGTGGTTTGTATTTCATATTACTCCATTCACCGAAGAAAATAAGAGCCGCCTGCTGCTATCTTTCATAGATGTCTCCAAGCTTGTCAATCAGAATCAGGCATTAAAAGATAAACAACATCAGCTTCAACTACTGGTTGCCTCACTCAATGATATTGTTTTTGAAGTCTCCGATATGGGGGTATTTAAAAACTATTGGACAAACGATCCGAGCCTGCTATTTTATCCACCAGAGGAATTTCTGAATAAAAGTCTGATCGAACTTTTCCCGGCAGACTTAGCCATACCGACAATCCAACTGATCCAAAACTCATTAAAGCTTGACCGTGAGTTTAAAATGGAGTTCCAGTCTCCCTCCGAACAGCATAAAGACAGGTGGTATAGTTTACAGATAAAGCCCATTCACCGAACGCAAAACCGGGTCGCCTTGGTAGTTTCAGATATTACTAAACAGATTGAATCAACAGAAAAAATAAGATTTAACGAACATAAATTCAATCAGGCATTCCATTTCTCTGGTTTGGGTATTGCATTGACAAACCTCGATGGCTATTGTATTGAATCTAATCATACATTGACAAAAATACTTGGCTATACGCAGGAAGAAATGTCAACGATAAAATTCTCTTACAACACACACCCAGATGATGTTGAACGTGATATTGAACTCCATAGGAAGCTTATTCAGGGTGAAATTGAGAGCTTCACCATACAGAGGCGCTACCGGCATAAACTAGGGCATTTTGTATGGTGTTCAGTCACCATTGCAGCAGTTTTTGACAATGCCAATATGCCATTGTTTCTGATTGTTCAGGTCCAAGATATTTCCGAATCGAAGAAAAATATCGAGATATTAAAGCGACAGAAAATAGAATCTGATTTAGTTAAAATTGATCTTGAAACCAAAGTCAGACAATTGGAGGAATTTGCAAATATCCTTGCTCATAATCTAAAGGGGCCCCTGAGCAATATGCCAATGCTCATCGATGAACTCAAAATTTCGAAAGATGAAAAGGTGAAGGCTGATTTTTTAGATCTTTTAAAAATTAGCAGTGAACAACTCACCGAGACTTTACACGACTTGGGCGAGATCCTTGAATTGCGTTCAAATAAATCGCTTGTATTCGAAAATTGCTATTTCAACGATGTATATCTGAAAGTAAAACAACAGTATATTGAAGAAATACAATTGAAGAATGCAACGATTTCAGTAGAATTCAATGTAAAACATATTCATTACCCCAAAATCTATCTGGAGAGCATTCTAAGCAATCTCATCAGCAATTCCCTCCGGTTTACAGCCCCTGACAAAGCTCCACATATTGAAATTAGTACTTCCATGGTGGAGGATGGCACATTGCTAACTGTCAGGGACAATGGACTGGGCATCAATCTACCAAAATACAAATCTCAGCTTTTCATGTTCAAGAAAGTTTTCCATCGTGGTTTTGAAAGTAAGGGTATCGGATTATTTCTCACACGCTATCAGGTGGAGTCACTGGGGGGTAAAATAGATGTACAAAGTGAACCGAACGAAGGCAGTGTCTTTTCAGTCAAATTTTTAGAAAGAACGTAA
- a CDS encoding response regulator: MNQENKRKIILIDDNAILRTIFGYMLQGFSDYPIEFYPFKNALDALDFLDTHDISASLGQPILFVDINMPFMTGWELMDVLEDKSDFINQTKIFIISSSTSKSDQEQLENYPFISDFILKPFGKELLYEILRQSC, translated from the coding sequence ATGAATCAGGAAAACAAAAGAAAAATCATCCTCATAGACGACAACGCGATATTACGCACTATTTTTGGCTATATGCTTCAGGGATTTTCGGATTACCCTATTGAATTTTACCCATTTAAAAATGCATTGGATGCATTGGATTTTTTGGACACACATGATATCAGTGCATCTTTGGGGCAACCGATATTATTTGTTGATATCAATATGCCTTTTATGACAGGTTGGGAGCTAATGGACGTTTTAGAAGATAAAAGCGATTTTATTAATCAAACCAAGATTTTCATTATCAGCTCTTCCACGAGTAAAAGTGATCAGGAACAACTGGAAAATTATCCTTTTATAAGTGACTTTATCTTGAAACCTTTTGGTAAGGAGTTGTTATATGAAATTTTGAGACAGAGCTGTTAA
- a CDS encoding aminopeptidase P family protein → MKHIEKLAAIREAMKIQGIDGYIIPSSDPHISEYLPERYKCIAWASGFTGSAGTLAITQDFAGLWTDSRYFVQAVEQLEGTGFELVKLKVQAAAEYADWLGEKLHAGAKVAFDGNLASLLVAQSVKGVLEPLDIEVDGHVDLLADLWAGRPELPKAQAYLLPESTTGQSTIAKIEAVRAEMKKNRTDAHLISSLDDLAWLLNIRGQDVPCNPVVLGFVLITTDTATLYIEPSKLNAETVAELASYGVEIAAYDDIYQTIETLQAKAILIDPKRTCFAMFDSVPENVKIVEKINPSTTLKAIKNTIEVENNRHTFVKDGVALTRFFKWLEENVTSEELSELSIADKLRGFRESQEGFVDVSFTTIAGYLDHGALPHYSANEKSNYTLRPKGLLLVDSGGQYKTGTTDITRVVSLGGLTQEEKEDYTLVLKGTIEGSQAIFPVGTRGYQIDAITRRPLWETLRNYGHGTGHGVGFFLNVHEGPQTFNAAAIDVAVEPGMITSIEPGLYRVGKHGIRIENLVLTRKAGSSEFGDFLDFETLTICYIATDLIEKSLLEKRHLLWLNNYNQWVFDRLSTHLSSEEKNWLAEKCKAI, encoded by the coding sequence ATGAAGCATATCGAAAAATTAGCTGCTATTCGTGAGGCTATGAAGATTCAAGGAATCGATGGATATATTATCCCATCATCAGATCCTCATATCAGTGAATATTTACCAGAACGTTACAAATGTATTGCTTGGGCATCAGGGTTTACAGGATCTGCAGGTACCTTGGCTATCACACAAGATTTTGCGGGTCTTTGGACAGATTCCCGTTATTTTGTCCAGGCAGTGGAGCAATTGGAAGGAACCGGTTTTGAATTGGTTAAACTGAAAGTCCAGGCAGCGGCGGAGTATGCGGATTGGTTAGGAGAGAAATTGCATGCAGGAGCGAAAGTTGCTTTTGATGGAAATCTGGCGTCGCTTTTGGTAGCTCAATCTGTCAAAGGCGTGTTGGAGCCCCTGGATATTGAGGTGGATGGTCATGTAGATTTACTAGCTGATTTATGGGCAGGTAGACCAGAGTTGCCAAAAGCGCAGGCCTACTTGTTGCCTGAAAGTACAACAGGACAATCTACCATAGCGAAGATTGAAGCTGTACGGGCTGAAATGAAGAAAAATCGGACCGATGCACATTTAATATCTTCTTTAGATGATCTTGCTTGGCTACTTAATATCCGTGGCCAGGATGTACCTTGCAATCCGGTTGTTTTGGGGTTTGTATTGATCACAACTGATACCGCGACACTCTACATTGAACCGTCAAAGTTGAACGCCGAAACAGTTGCTGAATTAGCAAGCTATGGCGTTGAAATCGCTGCATACGACGATATCTATCAGACGATCGAGACATTGCAGGCAAAAGCTATCTTAATCGACCCAAAACGTACCTGCTTTGCAATGTTTGATAGCGTTCCTGAAAACGTTAAAATAGTAGAAAAGATAAACCCTTCTACGACTTTAAAAGCAATTAAGAATACGATAGAAGTTGAAAATAACAGGCATACTTTTGTAAAAGACGGTGTGGCGCTTACCCGTTTTTTTAAATGGTTGGAAGAGAACGTTACCAGCGAAGAGCTGTCTGAACTTTCCATTGCAGATAAATTACGTGGATTTCGTGAGAGTCAAGAGGGATTTGTTGATGTTTCTTTCACGACAATTGCAGGCTACCTAGATCATGGTGCATTGCCACATTATTCAGCGAATGAGAAATCCAATTATACATTACGCCCAAAGGGCTTGTTGTTGGTGGACTCTGGTGGTCAATACAAAACAGGAACAACAGATATTACACGCGTTGTTTCTCTTGGTGGACTTACCCAAGAGGAAAAAGAAGATTATACCTTGGTGCTGAAAGGCACAATAGAGGGGTCGCAGGCAATTTTTCCTGTAGGCACCCGTGGATATCAAATCGATGCTATTACCCGCCGCCCATTGTGGGAGACCTTGCGCAATTATGGTCATGGCACAGGTCATGGCGTTGGATTTTTCTTAAATGTACATGAAGGACCGCAGACATTTAATGCTGCGGCGATAGATGTTGCTGTTGAACCGGGTATGATTACCTCCATTGAACCTGGTCTATATCGTGTTGGCAAGCACGGTATTCGTATCGAGAATTTGGTGTTGACTCGAAAAGCGGGTTCGTCGGAATTCGGTGATTTCTTGGATTTTGAGACATTGACAATATGTTATATTGCGACAGACTTGATTGAAAAATCCCTGTTGGAAAAAAGACATCTTTTATGGTTGAATAACTATAATCAATGGGTATTTGATCGGTTATCAACGCATCTTTCAAGTGAAGAAAAGAATTGGCTTGCCGAAAAATGTAAGGCGATCTAA
- the dacB gene encoding D-alanyl-D-alanine carboxypeptidase/D-alanyl-D-alanine-endopeptidase, whose translation MKKFALYSIALSTYALTGMTSSLVAQDIRAKIQDAFNQFQNQENVKNGISSLTVFDGKTGQSIYAVNENIGLATASTMKVITAATALDFLGKNYQFKTTLYYTGTIDETGVLNGNIVVTGTGDPTLGSDRYPETKAAIVLNKWIAAIQNAGIRSINGAVIADDRLYNGNQLPGGWIWTDMGNYYGAGISSLNWHENAFGIDFSPAAKVGAKAEIVNYTVQVPYLQITNETTTGRAGSGDNVYAYAAPYSTKIFVRGTYAQDLKKTIELASPDPAYDLAFQLNEGLNKQGILAIQPPATGAKMDSIDVSQKQTLDVHLSPTMDKIVYWFNQKSINLYGEALLKAIAYTTAGKTRTDDGANYIQKYWNAKLGIKPSELKSMDGSGLSPQNRVTTLAMNKIMQYAQKQNWYPVFYESLPTYNDMKMKSGTIGGVLGYTGVHTNKNGQSFTYTLLVNNYSGSGSNMRKQMFKLLDILK comes from the coding sequence ATGAAAAAATTTGCACTATATTCCATTGCACTATCGACCTATGCACTTACCGGCATGACGAGTTCTTTAGTTGCACAGGATATCCGAGCCAAAATCCAAGATGCATTCAATCAATTTCAAAATCAGGAAAACGTAAAAAACGGCATTAGTTCTTTAACGGTATTTGACGGAAAGACAGGACAGTCTATCTATGCTGTCAATGAAAATATCGGGCTAGCTACAGCTTCCACCATGAAAGTGATTACTGCGGCTACAGCATTGGATTTTCTGGGTAAGAATTATCAATTTAAAACAACCTTATACTATACTGGCACCATAGATGAAACCGGTGTCCTAAATGGCAACATCGTTGTAACAGGGACGGGTGACCCTACCTTGGGCAGCGACCGCTACCCGGAAACCAAAGCAGCTATCGTACTGAACAAATGGATCGCAGCTATTCAAAACGCTGGGATACGAAGTATCAATGGAGCAGTTATTGCCGATGATCGCCTCTATAACGGCAATCAACTCCCTGGGGGATGGATCTGGACAGATATGGGTAATTATTATGGCGCAGGCATTTCATCACTCAACTGGCATGAAAATGCTTTTGGAATTGATTTTAGTCCGGCGGCCAAAGTTGGGGCAAAAGCTGAAATCGTCAATTACACGGTTCAGGTTCCCTATCTGCAGATTACCAATGAAACCACAACAGGCAGAGCAGGCAGTGGGGACAATGTCTATGCCTATGCAGCGCCTTATTCTACCAAGATATTTGTCCGCGGTACTTATGCTCAGGATTTAAAGAAAACCATCGAGCTCGCTTCTCCCGACCCTGCATATGATTTGGCTTTTCAACTGAATGAAGGTCTCAACAAACAGGGCATCCTTGCAATCCAACCTCCCGCAACAGGTGCGAAGATGGATTCAATAGACGTATCCCAGAAACAAACACTGGATGTGCACCTGTCCCCTACCATGGATAAAATTGTCTATTGGTTTAACCAAAAAAGCATCAACCTCTATGGGGAAGCCCTATTAAAAGCTATTGCCTATACCACTGCTGGAAAAACGAGAACGGATGATGGGGCCAATTACATACAGAAGTATTGGAACGCCAAATTAGGGATCAAGCCAAGCGAACTCAAAAGTATGGACGGCTCGGGGCTCTCACCACAAAATAGAGTCACCACGCTCGCCATGAACAAAATCATGCAATATGCACAAAAGCAAAATTGGTATCCTGTATTCTACGAAAGTCTACCGACCTACAATGACATGAAGATGAAGAGTGGAACAATCGGCGGTGTACTGGGGTATACGGGCGTTCATACCAATAAAAATGGACAATCCTTTACCTATACACTATTGGTCAATAATTATTCGGGATCGGGGTCCAATATGCGCAAGCAAATGTTTAAATTGCTGGACATTTTAAAATAA